Proteins encoded together in one Coffea arabica cultivar ET-39 chromosome 2c, Coffea Arabica ET-39 HiFi, whole genome shotgun sequence window:
- the LOC113726698 gene encoding WAT1-related protein At1g68170, whose product MMTVARFCNRLHGMKPTMMMVMVQVALAGVNIFYKLAANDGMSMRIMVAYRFMFAAAAVVPLALYFERNSRPKLTWMVLFEAFLCAFFGGSLAQNLYAQSLILTSATFASATTNLIPALTFIIAVFFRLEKFELKTKAGKAKVTGTLICLGGAMLLTFYKGAEINLWSTHLGLLHENNRLHAGHLAASHQNSRNHILGPLLAISSSFSAALSLIFQAKMSERYPCHYSSTALICLMGSLQTVIFALCVENNRWSEWKLGWNIRLLAVSYSGTVASGIMITVTMWCVRMRGPLFVSVFSPLMLILVAIAGSLFLDEKLHLGSVLGAFVIIVGLYSVLWGKGKEMKRISQLMPTCDKTDEQIEMTAEPDKNAKSCSMMALGVSPNFLPTSETEALDTDPEVHLEEAISTPDGKA is encoded by the exons ATGATGACAGTGGCGAGGTTCTGTAATAGGCTTCATGGGATGAAGCCAACCATGATGATGGTAATGGTTCAAGTAGCACTGGCGGGAGTGAATATATTCTACAAATTGGCCGCAAATGATGGAATGAGTATGAGGATCATGGTTGCCTACAGGTTCATGTTCGCCGCTGCTGCGGTTGTTCCTCTTGCCCTCTACTTCGAAAG GAATAGCAGGCCGAAATTAACGTGGATGGTTCTTTTCGAAGCATTTCTTTGTGCATTTTTCGG GGGATCATTGGCCCAAAATTTGTATGCACAAAGCTTAATACTGACGTCAGCGACCTTTGCTTCAGCAACCACGAATCTGATTCCGGCGCTAACCTTCATCATAGCCGTATTTTTCCG GTTGGAGAAGTTCGAACTGAAAACCAAGGCGGGCAAAGCAAAAGTGACAGGAACATTAATATGTTTAGGTGGGGCAATGCTGCTTACGTTTTACAAAGGAGCTGAAATCAATCTGTGGTCAACCCACCTTGGCCTTCTGCACGAGAACAACCGCCTTCACGCTGGACACTTGGCAGCGTCCCATCAAAATTCCAGGAATCACATTCTAGGTCCTCTTCTTGCAATATCTAGCTCTTTCTCTGCTGCACTGTCTTTGATTTTTCAG GCTAAAATGAGTGAGAGGTACCCTTGCCATTATTCGAGCACAGCTCTAATTTGCTTAATGGGATCTCTGCAAACTGTAATTTTTGCGCTTTGTGTGGAAAATAACCGGTGGAGTGAGTGGAAATTGGGTTGGAACATCAGACTCCTCGCAGTATCCTACTCG GGTACGGTGGCTTCAGGAATAATGATAACAGTTACAATGTGGTGTGTGAGGATGAGAGGCCCTTTATTTGTGTCCGTGTTTAGCCCTCTTATGCTTATACTCGTCGCGATAGCGGGCTCCTTATTCCTCGACGAGAAGTTGCACTTGGGAAG TGTGCTGGGAGCATTTGTAATAATCGTTGGGTTGTACTCGGTGCTATGGGGGAAAGGCAAAGAGATGAAAAGAATCAGCCAGTTGATGCCAACTTGCGATAAAACTGATGAGCAAATTGAGATGACTGCCGAGCCGGACAAAAATGCAAAGAGTTGCAGTATGATGGCTTTGGGGGTTAGTCCCAATTTTCTCCCAACTTCAGAAACTGAAGCATTAGATACTGATCCAGAAGTTCATTTAGAAGAGGCAATATCCACTCCCGATGGGAAGGCCTAG
- the LOC113726703 gene encoding pentatricopeptide repeat-containing protein At5g15340, mitochondrial, translating to MVECTRHISSLARHYRALLRSAARHPDLGVGQKLHATAITSGLLALSAPNSFLRNTVLHLYAACCNSYFARKVFDEIPRSHKDTVDWTTLMTCYTRDGLPRETLNLFITMRSIGVPVDEITLVSFFCACAKLGDEWLGYQGYVCLVKMGFCYNSMKACNAAMSMYAKCGLMREARRVFDEMSERSAVSWTVLLDAVIKWECLESGRRVFDEMPERNEIAWTKMITGYVENGCAGEAFKMLKEMLFDHGLDLNFVTLCSLLSACTRSGDVMMGRWLHLHSVKMMGIQMDVMVATSLIDMYAKCGGIAAACRVFKAMHHRNVAMWNAMLNGLAVHGKGSVVLDMFDQMVMEVNPDDVTFTVLLNACSHSGLVDQGRVFFSNLECRYGIKPSMEHYACMVDLLGRAGHLEEAETIIMGMPMQPNEFVLGSLLGSCIVHRKLELGERVMQELLQIYPQNVEYHVLLSNMYASVGKPEKADSFRGVLKMRGIRRVPGMSSVHFGGKIGRSTAGEKSYPPIRSIPRVGGIEDVKFSNTSYQA from the coding sequence ATGGTCGAATGTACCCGCCATATCTCATCACTGGCTCGTCACTACCGAGCTCTTCTAAGGTCCGCCGCGCGCCACCCAGATTTGGGCGTGGGCCAGAAGCTCCACGCCACAGCCATAACCAGCGGTCTGCTGGCTTTATCTGCCCCAAACTCATTCCTCCGCAACACCGTCCTCCATTTGTACGCTGCCTGCTGTAATTCTTACTTTGCGCGCAAGGTATTCGACGAAATTCCCCGCTCGCATAAAGACACAGTTGATTGGACTACCCTAATGACCTGTTATACTCGAGATGGACTGCCTCGCGAAACCCTCAATTTGTTCATCACTATGAGAAGTATTGGAGTTCCAGTTGACGAAATTACGCTGGTCTCTTTCTTCTGTGCTTGTGCGAAATTGGGTGATGAATGGTTGGGGTATCAAGGTTATGTTTGCCTGGTCAAGATGGGTTTCTGTTATAATAGTATGAAGGCTTGCAATGCGGCTATGAGTATGTATGCAAAATGTGGATTAATGCGTGAAGCGAGGCGGGTTTTCGATGAGATGAGTGAAAGGAGTGCTGTTTCTTGGACGGTTCTTTTGGATGCTGTGATCAAATGGGAATGCCTGGAAAGTGGGAGGAGAGTCTTTGATGAGATGCCAGAGAGAAATGAGATTGCTTGGACGAAAATGATCACGGGGTATGTTGAGAATGGGTGTGCTGGGGAGGCTTTTAAAATGCTCAAGGAGATGCTCTTTGATCATGGGCTAGATTTGAACTTTGTTACACTCTGTTCATTGTTATCGGCTTGTACCCGATCGGGGGATGTTATGATGGGCAGGTGGTTGCATCTCCATTCAGTTAAAATGATGGGAATTCAAATGGATGTTATGGTCGCTACATCTTTGATTGACATGTATGCTAAATGTGGCGGGATAGCTGCGGCTTGTAGAGTATTCAAGGCAATGCATCATAGGAATGTGGCCATGTGGAACGCTATGCTAAACGGTCTTGCAGTGCATGGAAAGGGTAGCGTTGTTTTAGATATGTTTGATCAGATGGTAATGGAGGTCAATCCTGATGATGTGACTTTCACAGTTCTCTTAAATGCTTGCAGTCACTCAGGTTTAGTTGATCAAGGTCGAGTTTTTTTCTCAAACCTTGAATGTAGGTATGGGATAAAGCCTTCAATGGAGCACTATGCTTGTATGGTGGATCTTTTGGGTCGGGCTGGACATCTGGAAGAAGCTGAGACCATAATAATGGGAATGCCAATGCAGCCTAATGAGTTTGTATTGGGATCTCTTTTAGGTTCCTGTATTGTCCATAGAAAGCTAGAGTTAGGGGAAAGAGTTATGCAAGAGCTACTTCAAATTTATCCGCAAAACGTGGaatatcatgttttgctttctAACATGTATGCCTCAGTAGGTAAGCCTGAGAAGGCTGACTCTTTCAGAGGGGTTCTTAAAATGAGGGGCATTAGAAGGGTGCCAGGAATGAGTTCTGTTCATTTTGGTGGCAAAATTGGACGGTCTACAGCAGGGGAAAAATCTTACCCACCGATCAGGAGTATACCTCGTGTTGGAGGAATTGAAGACGTAAAATTTAGTAATACTTCTTATCAAGCTTAA
- the LOC140035177 gene encoding tubby-like F-box protein 8 — translation MSFRSIVSDVRDSFGSLSRRSFNVRLPGHHRGKSHGSFHDSNEQPLVIQNSRWANLPPELLFDVIRRLEESETTWPGRKHVVACAAVCRSWRSMCKEIVKSPEFCGKLTFPVSLKQPGPRDGTIQCFIKRDKSNLTYHLFLCLSPALLVENGKFLLSAKRTRRTTCTEYVISMDADNISRSSSTYIGKLRSNFLGTKFIIYDTQPPYTCTNVPPPGRTSRRFYSKKVSPKVPTGSYNIAQITYELNVLGTRGPRRMHCVMQSIPASALDAGGTVPGQPQLLPRCLEDSFRSISFSKSLDHSTEFSSSRFSDIGVPGNEDEEGKVKPLILKNKAPRWHEQLQCWCLNFRGRVTVASVKNFQLIAATQPAASASTTSQPTQTDHDKIILQFGKVGKDMFTMDYRYPLSAFQAFAICLSSFDTKLACE, via the exons ATGTCATTCCGCAGTATAGTTAGCGATGTAAGAGATAGTTTTGGGAGCCTATCGAGACGGAGTTTTAATGTAAGACTACCTGGCCATCATCGGGGGAAGTCTCATGGTTCATTTCATGATTCAAATGAACAGCCTTTGGTAATTCAAAACAGCCGTTGGGCTAATCTTCCACCAGAGCTACTCTTTGATGTAATTAGAAGGCTAGAGGAGAGTGAGACTACGTGGCCAGGTCGTAAGCATGTCGTGGCTTGTGCTGCCGTATGCAGGTCATGGAGGAGTATGTGTAAAGAAATTGTAAAAAGTCCAGAATTTTGTGGGAAGCTCACTTTTCCAGTTTCTCTTAAGCAg CCAGGGCCTCGTGATGGAACTATCCAGTGCTTCATCAAAAGGGATAAATCTAATCTAACATACCATCTTTTCTTGTGTCTTAGTCCTG CTTTGCTAGTTGAAAATGGTAAGTTTCTTCTCTCCGCAAAAAGAACTCGGCGAACTACCTGCACGGAGTATGTTATCTCAATGGATGCAGATAACATTTCGAGATCAAGCAGCACAtacattggaaagctaag ATCAAATTTTCTTGGCACGAAATTCATAATATACGACACGCAACCTCCGTATACCTGTACAAATGTCCCTCCACCTGGGAGAACAAGCCGCAGATTCTATTCCAAGAAGGTCTCTCCAAAAGTGCCAACTGGAAGTTATAACATAGCTCAGATCACGTATGAGCTAAATGTGCTGGGAACACGGGGTCCACGGAGAATGCATTGCGTAATGCAATCAATTCCAGCCTCGGCACTTGACGCTGGCGGAACGGTACCGGGCCAACCTCAGCTCCTTCCAAGGTGTCTGGAAGACTCGTTCCGGAGTATTTCTTTCTCAAAATCTCTGGATCATTCTACGGAGTTCAGCAGCTCAAGATTTTCTGATATTGGTGTGCCGGGAAATGAAGATGAGGAGGGTAAGGTCAAACCTTTAATCCTCAAGAACAAGGCACCTAGATGGCACGAACAATTACAGTGCTGGTGCCTAAATTTTCGAGGCCGGGTAACGGTGGCATCTGTCAAAAATTTTCAGTTGATCGCTGCCACCCAACCAGCTGCAAGTGCTTCAACCACCTCCCAACCAACTCAAACTGACCATGACAAAATCATCTTGCAGTTTGGCAAGGTGGGCAAAGATATGTTTACCATGGATTACCGCTATCCTTTGTCTGCATTTCAGGCTTTTGCAATCTGTTTGAGTAGCTTTGACACGAAATTGGCTTGTGAATAG